A DNA window from Daucus carota subsp. sativus chromosome 3, DH1 v3.0, whole genome shotgun sequence contains the following coding sequences:
- the LOC108213644 gene encoding uncharacterized protein LOC108213644: MGKFDAAESKQIGILKENTLEVHGKEMEKGNQLHTSIYYPQSFGKYVDSDNEEPEMDSVDDPEEEPEEDPEEDLVEEPEEDPEEEVEEDLEMDGISCNEKVAVECACPFKLSNEIVSAEQLTEHEDEDSAAEFVFGPNPQGETAKVYQNMSDDKPRIVVNEAVTHFLSQKDGLGKSCKYDEPSKEEFEIKYAATGQHCVPGELEEAVVGTKNSGKQANSGKRRVSKWDQGPEDDKKAILEDRECKKGKTMWDANDSKSTLQDHLPLTDLRSSLCGHLLYLEIQSLRKRFLEISSILDPLVDDKLHPGVYAPEKLIKEREKIFIELAKRNATISKELYVPVKEYPMYNFIGLILGPKGNTQKRMELKTGARIRLRGKDLSKSAQEADPSEDEDLNVYIEAVSQKSLDDAVCMVEKLLIPVEDEMNDHKRAQLQELWNLKAESCISSCSVCKEPGHNKFACPLKKTTLKAACEACGSFSHSTSGCPVAPSNLKIKSSKEIDAANLYIEFLPQTVDDSRLRELFSPFGTITQTKVALNFITGYSMRYGFVRFDSPSAASLAILHMNGHHIDGHRLRVRIAGTPAGQPATSHLPIYSNSGPAAVATSYPSSPHYMMAKSQVSSLNIESTGLSSSLNMEYSRQISQTEAPIISQNISGSSESSSAYLSSGLASVSTGPSSAFSSTVATSSPALPHCMMQVSALNGEGLGSPLSINMDYLTNLYIGFLPQTVDGNRLWELFSPFGTITQLKVPLDQMGYSKGYGFVRFDTPSAASLAIMHMNGCEIDGHRLTVKIAAIPPIRGQLATNLLHVYPNPGPTAVPSSYPTSPYYMMREAQVSVLNGEGIGLPSLLESSNQLSQAEAPIVPQEVSGSTASTTAAGSMANITESIIAPLSTSLVSRSIESSTTYSPTGSVLAASTELGGAYPSTVATGYLALPDYTVSQAQLSVLDGEGLGYPSSLYMEYLSNLKIGFLPQTVDDSRLWELFSSFGTITQLKVALDRTGYSKGYGFVKFDNPSAASLAIMHMNGYEIDGHRLTVKIAGSLPVRGQPGTNLLHVYPNPGPAAVATSYPASPYYMMQKAQVSSLNGEIIGYPLSLNMESSYQFPQTEAPVIPQELSGSTTSISSTVPVSSLIESRTGLISGSTESPATSLTPVYSFPGPAVVASRSSAVPHHMIPKALQSEGVKWSTSSGSTESRTSLSRHGSIATSAESRSVISSYSFSSLFCSDSKYPGSGF, encoded by the exons ATGGGGAAATTTGATGCAGCAGAAAGTAAACAAATAGGTATTCTTAAAGAAAACACTTTAGAGGTACATGGTAAAGAAATGGAGAAAGGCAATCAATTACATACTTCCATTTATTATCCTCAATCTTTTGGGAAGTATGTTGATAGTGACAATGAGGAACCTGAAATGGACTCAGTAGATGATCCTGAGGAAGAACCTGAAGAGGATCCAGAAGAGGATCTTGTGGAGGAACCTGAAGAGGATCCTGAGGAGGAAGTGGAAGAAGATCTAGAGATGGATGGGATTTCATGTAACGAAAAAGTGGCTGTAGAATGTGCTTGTCCTTTCAAATTAAGTAATGAAATTGTTTCTGCTGAACAACTAACTGAACATGAAGATGAGGATTCCGCTGCAGAGTTTGTGTTTGGGCCGAATCCTCAGGGAGAGACCGCTAAAGTTTATCAGAATATGTCAGATGATAAACCGAGGATAGTGGTTAACGAAGCAGTAACACATTTTCTATCACAGAAGGATGGTCTGGGAAAGAGTTGCAAGTATGATGAACCTTCTAAAGAAGAATTCGAGATCAAGTATGCTGCTACGGGTCAACATTGTGTCCCAGGAGAGCTTGAGGAGGCTGTTGTTGGTACTAAAAATTCTGGAAAACAGGCTAATTCTGGGAAAAGAAGGGTTAGTAAATGGGATCAAGGTCCTGAAGATGACAAAAAAGCAATTTTAGAAGATAGAGAATGCAAAAAAGGTAAAACAATGTGGGATGCTAATGATTCCAAGTCTACACTGCAAGACCATCTTCCGCTGACTGATTTGCGCAGTAGTTTGTGTGGACATTTACTATATTTAGAAATTCAGTCATTGAGAAAAAGATTTTTAGAAATCAGCAGTATACTCGATCCATTAGTGGATGACAAACTTCATCCAGGAGTGTATGCACCTGAAAAACTAATAAAAGAACGCGAAAAGATCTTTATAGAGTTGGCAAAGAGGAATGCGACTATTTCTAAAGAACTTTATGTACCGGTGAAGGAATATCCGATGTATAACTTCATTGGCCTTATACTTGGACCGAAAGGAAACACACAAAAGAGGATGGAGTTGAAAACTGGGGCTAGGATTCGTCTGAGAGGTAAAGATTTATCAAAATCAGCACAAGAAGCTGATCCGTCTGAGGATGAAGACTTGAATGTCTACATAGAGGCAGTTAGTCAGAAATCTCTTGATGATGCTGTCTGTATGGTTGAGAAATTGCTAATCCCAGTAGAAGATGAAATGAATGATCACAAGCGAGCCCAGTTACAAGAGCTCTGGAATTTAAAAGCTGAAAGTTGTATTAGCTCATGCAGTGTGTGCAAGGAGCCAGGACACAATAAATTTGCCTGTCCTCTGAAGAAAACTACATTGAAGGCTGCTTGTGAAGCATGTGGTAGCTTTAGCCATTCCACTTCTGGTTGTCCAGTAGCCCCTTCAAACTTGAAAATTAAATCCTCCAAAGAAATAGATGCTGCGAATCTTTATATTGAATTTCTTCCCCAAACCGTAGATGACAGTCGTCTGCGAGAGCTTTTTTCTCCATTTGGAACAATCACTCAAACAAAAGTTGCTTTAAATTTCATAACTGGTTATAGTATGCGATATGGCTTTGTGAGATTTGATTCCCCCTCTGCTGCGAGCTTAGCCATATTGCACATGAATGGGCACCACATTGATGGTCACAGATTGAGAGTGAGAATAGCTGGCACTCCAGCAGGACAACCAGCCACAAGCCACCTACCTATTTATTCCAATTCTGGACCTGCAGCAGTAGCTACCAGCTACCCCTCTTCACCCCACTATATGATGGCAAAATCACAAGTTTCTTCACTTAACATTGAGAGCACAGGTTTATCTTCATCACTGAACATGGAATACAGCAGACAAATTTCTCAAACAGAGGCTCCAATTATTTCTCAGAACATCTCAGGGTCATCTGAATCAAGTAGTGCATATTTGTCAAGTGGTTTGGCATCAGTGTCGACTGGGCCGAGTAGTGCATTTTCATCAACAGTAGCTACCAGCTCCCCCGCTTTGCCTCATTGTATGATGCAAGTGTCCGCCCTTAATGGTGAAGGCTTAGGTTCTCCATTATCAATAAACATGGATTACCTAACAAATCTTTATATTGGATTTCTTCCCCAAACTGTAGATGGCAATCGTTTGTGGGAGCTTTTTTCTCCATTTGGAACAATTACTCAATTAAAAGTTCCATTAGATCAAATGGGATATAGTAAAGGCTATGGCTTTGTGAGATTTGATACTCCCTCTGCTGCGAGCTTGGCCATAATGCACATGAACGGATGCGAGATTGATGGTCACAGACTGACTGTAAAAATAGCTGCCATTCCACCTATTAGAGGACAACTAGCCACAAACCTCCTTCATGTTTATCCTAATCCTGGACCGACAGCAGTACCTTCCAGCTACCCCACCTCACCTTACTACATGATGCGAGAAGCACAAGTGTCCGTCCTTAATGGTGAAGGGATAGGTCTCCCGTCATTACTGGAATCCAGCAATCAATTATCTCAAGCGGAGGCTCCTATTGTTCCTCAGGAAGTCTCAGGGTCAACTGCGTCAACTACTGCAGCTGGTTCCATGGCAAACATAACTGAGTCTATAATTGCACCTTTGTCAACTAGTTTGGTTTCAAGGTCAATTGAATCAAGTACTACATATTCGCCAACTGGTTCGGTGTTAGCAGCTTCAACTGAGTTAGGAGGTGCATATCCATCAACAGTAGCTACCGGCTACCTTGCTTTGCCTGACTATACAGTGTCTCAAGCACAACTGTCCGTCCTTGATGGTGAAGGCTTAGGTTATCCGTCATCACTATACATGGAATACTTGTCAAATCTTAAAATTGGATTTCTACCCCAAACTGTAGATGATAGTCGTTTGTGGGAGCTTTTTTCTTCATTTGGAACGATCACTCAATTAAAAGTTGCACTAGATAGAACTGGTTATAGTAAAGGCTATGGTTTTGTGAAATTTGATAATCCCTCTGCTGCGAGCTTAGCCATAATGCACATGAATGGATATGAAATTGATGGCCATAGATTGACGGTGAAAATAGCTGGCTCTCTGCCCGTCAGAGGACAACCAGGCACAAACCTCCTTCATGTTTATCCTAATCCTGGTCCTGCTGCAGTAGCTACTAGCTACCCCGCGTCACCTTACTACATGATGCAAAAAGCACAAGTGTCCAGCCTTAATGGTGAAATTATAGGTTATCCTTTATCACTAAACATGGAATCTAGCTATCAATTTCCTCAAACCGAAGCTCCAGTTATTCCCCAGGAACTCTCAGGGTCAACTACTTCAATTTCATCAACTGTTCCCGTGTCAAGCTTAATTGAGTCGAGAACTGGTTTGATTTCAGGGTCCACTGAATCACCAGCCACAAGCCTCACTCCTGTTTATTCTTTTCCTGGACCTGCAGTAGTAGCTTCAAGAAGCTCTGCTGTCCCTCACCACATGATTCCGAAAGCACTGCAATCTGAGGGAGTCAAATGGTCAACCAGCTCAG GGTCAACTGAATCAAGGACTTCACTTTCGCGACATGGTTCAATAGCAACATCAGCTGAGTCGAGGAGT
- the LOC108215299 gene encoding splicing factor-like protein 1 has translation MGIFKDKSLEESKESEEGNYKESSVTVPLSSRENGNCDSEEAGEDSEEDCEEKSQEDVEMELEGSVEEQTEDELVEGSEDELEDDQEEDPEEEPEEDVETELEENPEEEPVEGSEADLEDDQEEDSSEDQAEKSVVECATPSKSCNDYVSAERKTEYEDKDPSARCLFKSNPKTETEPAYQTSSTGKQRIVVNATDKASLSQNYSIENNCENDVAVKQAHAFQQCVQGGLDAVVDTSSGQQANFGKRRRSRWDQDREDDKKIVVEDRNGKKRKSRWDSDDSKLESEEPQLDLEVQALKSRLSEINCILHPREDTNVGAGFRKKLMKEHKKILSKLEKKNAIFYKELYVPVKEYPTYNFFGIIIGPKGNTQKRMEMETGAKIRLRGTGSIKTAKGVDTSKDTDLRVYIEASSQKSLDAAVCMIEKLLIPVEEGMNDHKRAQLQELGNLKAAGIINSCSVCKETGHNQFACPQKRSTLEAACDTCGNFSHPTSACPVTPLKLKIQSSREISAANLYVGSLPQTIDDSRLRELFSPFGTITESKVIIDLVTGRSKGYGFVRFDTPTAASLAIKHMHGHQLDGRSLVVQIGGTPVYPIRGPVAVATSCPALPRYMLPDAQVSVHSGEGSGFPLSLNLNYNNQFLQNGAPVSSGSRTAYSSTGFVSMSTESRSAVPSTNFVSQFPGNPDYPGLVSGSTESGTGYPSVGLGTSFTESGSVYPSASFVSMFPGDPDYPGLVSGSVFSSGSSVSKFPGDPDYPGSGFQSFF, from the coding sequence ATGGGTATCTTTAAAGATAAATCTTTAGAGGAGAGTAAAGAATCAGAGGAAGGGAATTACAAAGAGAGTTCAGTCACGGTTCCTCTATCCTCCCGGGAAAATGGTAATTGTGATAGTGAAGAAGCTGGAGAGGACTCAGAAGAGGATTGTGAGGAGAAATCCCAAGAGGATGTAGAGATGGAGCTTGAAGGGAGTGTGGAAGAACAAACAGAAGATGAATTGGTTGAAGGTTCTGAAGACGAGTTGGAAGATGATCAAGAAGAGGATCCTGAGGAGGAACCCGAAGAGGATGTTGAGACAGAGCTTGAAGAGAATCCAGAAGAGGAGCCAGTAGAAGGTTCTGAAGCTGATCTTGAGGATGATCAAGAAGAGGATTCAAGTGAAGATCAAGCTGAGAAATCGGTTGTAGAATGTGCTACTCCATCCAAGTCATGTAATGATTATGTTTCCGCTGAGCGAAAAACTGAATATGAAGATAAAGACCCCTCAGCAAGGTGCTTGTTTAAGTCAAATCCTAAAACTGAGACGGAGCCAGCATATCAGACTTCTTCAACTGGAAAACAGAGGATAGTGGTTAATGCAACAGACAAGGCTTCACTATCACAAAATTATAGTATTGAAAACAATTGCGAGAATGATGTAGCTGTTAAACAAGCCCACGCATTTCAACAATGTGTACAAGGAGGGCTTGACGCTGTTGTTGACACAAGTTCTGGACAACAGGCTAATTTTGGTAAACGAAGGCGTAGTAGATGGGACCAAGATCGTGAAGATGACAAAAAAATAGTTGTAGAAGATAGAAATGGTAAAAAGCGTAAATCAAGGTGGGATTCTGATGATTCTAAGTTGGAATCGGAGGAGCCTCAGCTAGATTTAGAGGTTCAGGCATTAAAAAGTAGACTTTCGGAAATCAACTGCATACTTCATCCACGTGAAGACACTAATGTTGGAGCAGGGTTTCGCAAGAAATTAATGAAAGAACATAAAAAGATCTTATCCAAGTTGGAAAAGAAGAACGCcattttttataaagaattgtatGTACCAGTAAAGGAATATCCAACATATAACTTCTTTGGTATCATAATTGGACCAAAAGGAAACACACAAAAGAGGATGGAGATGGAGACTGGGGCTAAGATTCGGCTGAGAGGTACGGGTTCCATCAAAACAGCTAAGGGGGTTGATACGTCTAAAGATACAGATTTACGTGTCTACATAGAGGCAAGCAGTCAGAAATCTCTTGATGCCGCTGTATGTATGATTGAAAAATTGCTAATCCCCGTAGAAGAGGGAATGAATGATCATAAGCGAGCCCAATTACAGGAACTTGGTAATCTTAAAGCAGCAGGTATAATTAACTCATGTAGTGTGTGCAAGGAGACAGGGCACAATCAATTTGCCTGTCCTCAGAAGAGATCTACCTTGGAGGCCGCTTGTGACACTTGTGGAAACTTTAGTCATCCCACTTCTGCTTGTCCAGTTACCcctttgaaattgaaaattcaaTCCTCCAGAGAAATAAGTGCTGCAAATCTTTATGTTGGATCTCTTCCCCAAACTATAGATGATAGTCGTTTGCGGGAGCTTTTTTCTCCATTTGGAACAATTACTGAATCGAAAGTCATAATAGATCTGGTAACTGGTAGAAGTAAAGGTTATGGCTTTGTCAGGTTTGATACTCCCACTGCTGCAAGCTTAGCCATAAAGCATATGCATGGGCACCAACTGGATGGGCGCAGTCTGGTAGTGCAGATAGGAGGTACTCCTGTTTATCCTATTCGTGGACCTGTAGCAGTAGCTACCAGCTGCCCTGCTTTGCCTCGCTATATGCTACCAGATGCACAAGTGTCGGTCCACAGTGGTGAAGGCTCAGGCTTTCCATTATCACTAAACTTGAATTACAACAATCAATTTCTTCAGAACGGGGCTCCAGTGTCAAGTGGGTCCAGGACTGCATATTCATCGACTGGTTTTGTGTCGATGTCAACTGAGTCGAGGAGTGCAGTTCCATCAACCAATTTTGTTTCGCAATTCCCGGGTAATCCTGACTATCCTGGTTTGGTTTCAGGGTCAACTGAATCAGGGACTGGATATCCTTCAGTTGGTTTAGGAACAAGTTTTACCGAGTCCGGGAGTGTGTATCCATCAGCAAGTTTTGTTTCGATGTTCCCTGGTGATCCGGACTATCCGGGCTTAGTTTCGGGGAGTGTGTTTTCATCAGGCAGTTCAGTTTCAAAGTTCCCTGGTGATCCTGACTATCCTGGTTCAGGATTTCAGTCATTCTTTTAG